The following proteins are co-located in the Dromiciops gliroides isolate mDroGli1 chromosome 2, mDroGli1.pri, whole genome shotgun sequence genome:
- the SNX17 gene encoding sorting nexin-17 isoform X1, with amino-acid sequence MHFSIPETESRSGDSGGSNYVAYNIHVNGVLHCRVRYSQLLGLHEQLRKEYGANVLPTFPPKKLFTLTPAEVEQRREQLEKYMQAVRQDPLLGSSETFNSFLRRAQQETQQVPTEEVSLEVLLSNGQKVLVTILTSDQTEDVLEAVAAKLDLPDDLIGYFSLFLVREQEDGAFSFVRKLQEFELPYVSVTSLRSQEYKIVLRKSYWDSAYDDDVMENRVGLNLLYAQTVSDIEHGWILVTKEQHRQLKSLQEKVSKKEFLRLAQTLRHYGYLRFEPCVADFPEKGCPVVVSAGNSELSLQLRLPGQQLREGSFRVTRMRCWRVTSSVPLPSGSTSSPGRGRGEVRLELAFEYLMSKDRLQWVTITSPQAIMMSICLQSMVDELMVKKSGGSIRKMLRRRAGGTLRRSDSQQAVKSPPLLDSPDATRESMVKLSSKLSAVSLRGISSPSPDTSTSDVHGNYAFEGIGDEDL; translated from the exons ATGCACTTCTCCATCCCCGAGACCGAGTCCCGCAGCGGGGACAGCGGCGGCTCCAACTACGTG GCCTACAACATCCACGTGAATGGAGTCCTGCACTGCCGGGTGCGCTACAGCCAGCTCCTGGGTCTGCACGAGCAG CTTCGGAAGGAGTATGGGGCTAATGTTCTCCCcacatttcccccaaagaagctttttaCTCTGACCCCAGCTGAGGTGGAACAGCGAAGGGAGCAGCTAGAGAAATACATGCAGGCTG TGCGACAAGATCCATTGCTTGGAAGCAGTGAGACTTTTAACAGTTTCCTTCGGCGGGCACAACAG GAAACGCAGCAGGTCCCTACAGAGGAGGTATCCCTAGAGGTGCTACTGAGCAATGGGCAGAAGGTGCTAGTCACTATTCTGACTTCTGACCAGACTGAAGATGTCCTAGAG GCAGTAGCTGCAAAGTTGGACCTTCCAGATGACTTGATTGGTTATTTCAGCCTCTTTCTCGTTCGAGAGCAAGAGGATGGGGCCTTCTCCT TTGTGCGGAAGTTGCAGGAGTTTGAGCTGCCTTATGTGTCCGTTACCAGCCTACGGAGTCAAGAGTATAAGATTGTGCTTAGGAAGAG TTATTGGGATTCTGCCTATGATGATGATGTTATGGAGAACCGGGTTGGACTGAATCTACTTTATGCTCAG ACAGTTTCTGACATTGAGCATGGCTGGATCCTGGTCACTAAGGAACAGCACCGACAACTCAAGTCTCTGCAGGAGAAGGTCTCCAAGAAGGAG TTTCTCAGGTTAGCCCAGACCCTGAGGCACTATGGCTATCTTCGGTTTGAGCCTTGTGTGGCCGACTTCCCAGAGAAGGGTTGCCCTGTGGTAGTGAGCGCAGGCAACAGTGAGCTCAGCCTTCAGCTCCGGCTGCCGGGTCAGCAGCTTCGCGAGGGCTCCTTCCGGGTCACCCGAATGCGATGCTGGCGGGTTACTTCCTCT GTGCCATTGCCAAGTGGGAGCACAAGCAGCCCAGGCCGAGGACGGGGAGAGGTTCGGCTGGAACTAGCATTTGAATATCTCATGAGCAAGGATCGGCTGCAGTGGGTCACCATCACTAGCCCACAG GCCATCATGATGAGCATCTGCTTGCAATCCATGGTGGATGAACTGATGGTGAAAAAATCAGGGGGGAGCATCAGGAAG ATGCTACGCAGACGAGCAGGTGGGACCCTGAGGCGCTCAGACAGTCAGCAAGCAGTCAAGTCCCCACCACTGCTG GATTCTCCTGATGCCACCCGGGAGTCAATGGTCAAGCTCTCA AGCAAGCTGAGTGCCGTGAGCCTTCGAGGGATCAGCAGCCCTAGCCCTGACACCAGCACTAGTGACGTCCACGGCAATTACGCCTTTGAAGGCATTGGGGACGAGGACCTGTAA
- the ZNF513 gene encoding zinc finger protein 513 isoform X2, whose translation MRDSSSSVHLEGDSLGARPGLPYGLSDDESGGGRALSAESEVEEPARGQGEAGGERPGPACQLCGGPACEGPCCGAGGPGGGPPLPPRLLYSCRLCAFVSHYSSHLKRHMQTHSGEKPFRCGRCPYASAQLVNLTRHTRTHTGEKPYRCPHCPFACSSLGNLRRHQRTHTGPPGPPCPTCGFRCCAPRPPRPPSPTEQEGAVPHRPEDAVLLPDLSLHVPPGGASFLPDCGQLRGEGEGLRGTGPEPLPELLFPWACRGCGQELEEGEGEGGRLGATMCGRCMRGEAGGGGSGGPRGPGDKGFACSLCPFATHYPNHLARHMKTHSGEKPFRCARCPYASAHLDNLKRHQRVHTGEKPYKCPLCPYACGNLANLKRHGRIHSGDKPFRCSLCNYSCNQSMNLKRHMLRHTGEKPFRCGTCAYTTGHWDNYKRHQKVHGHGGAGGPASEGWAPPHSTSSALSPHGPTSLGTPSGRGLHTDSP comes from the exons atgaggGACTCTTCTAGTTCTGTGCACTTGGAAG GAGACTCTCTAGGGGCCCGGCCAGGGCTGCCCTATGGACTGAGTGACGACGAATCTGGGGGCGGCCGGGCGCTGAGCGCAGAGAGTGAGGTTGAGGAACCAGCCAGGGGCCAAGGGGAGGCTGGGGGTGAGAGGCCAGGCCCAGCTTGCCAGCTGTGTGGGGGGCCTGCTTGTGAAGGACCATGCTGTGGGGCAGGAGGACCAGGTGGGGGACCGCCACTCCCCCCACGGCTGCTGTACTCGTGCCGGCTTTGCGCCTTCGTGTCCCACTACTCTAGCCACTTGAAGCGGCACATGCAGACCCACAGTGGGGAAAAGCCATTCCGCTGTGGGCGATGCCCCTATGCCTCTGCCCAGCTTGTCAATCTGACACGCCACACCCGCACCCACACTGGTGAGAAGCCGTACCGCTGTCCCCATTGCCCCTTTGCCTGCAGCAGCCTGGGCAACCTGAGGCGCCATCAGCGCACCCACACAGGCCCCCCTGGCCCTCCCTGCCCGACCTGCGGCTTCCGGTGTTGTGCCCCAAGACCCCCCAGGCCTCCCAGCCCCACGGAGCAGGAGGGGGCGGTGCCCCATCGACCAGAAG ATGCTGTGCTCCTTCCAGATTTGAGCCTCCATGTGCCGCCAGGTGGTGCCAGTTTCCTGCCAGACTGCGGGCAGCTgcggggagagggggaggggctgaGAGGTACTGGACCAGAGCCACTGCCTGAGCTGCTGTTCCCTTGGGCCTGTCGAGGCTGTGGGCAAGAgttggaggaaggggaaggtgaGGGAGGCCGCCTGGGTGCCACCATGTGTGGGCGCTGCATGCGGGGAGAAGCTGGAGGGGGAGGCAGCGGGGGCCCCCGTGGTCCTGGAGATAAGGGCTTTGCCTGCAGTCTCTGCCCCTTCGCTACTCACTACCCCAACCACCTAGCCCGACACATGAAGACACACAGTGGTGAGAAGCCGTTCCGCTGTGCCCGCTGCCCCTATGCCTCGGCCCACCTGGACAACCTGAAGCGGCACCAGCGAGTGCACACGGGGGAGAAGCCCTACAAGTGCCCCCTCTGCCCTTATGCCTGTGGCAATCTGGCCAACCTCAAACGCCACGGTCGAATCCACTCGGGTGACAAGCCCTTCCGCTGCAGTCTCTGCAACTACAGCTGTAATCAGAGCATGAACCTGAAGCGCCACATGCTCAGGCACACAGGAGAGAAACCCTTCCGATGTGGGACCTGCGCTTATACCACGGGCCACTGGGACAACTACAAGCGCCATCAGAAGGTGCATGGCCATGGAGGTGCTGGAGGGCCTGCCTCAGAAGGGTGGGCACCACCGCACAGCACATCCTCTGCCCTCAGTCCCCATGGGCCTACGTCTCTGGGCACTCCCAGTGGGAGGGGACTCCACACGGATTCACCCTGA
- the ZNF513 gene encoding zinc finger protein 513 isoform X1 — protein MPRRKQSHPQPVKLDTEDPLEEGPGALVLESDLLLGQDLEFEEEEEEEEEEEEEEEEEEEGDGSSDQLMGFERDSEGDSLGARPGLPYGLSDDESGGGRALSAESEVEEPARGQGEAGGERPGPACQLCGGPACEGPCCGAGGPGGGPPLPPRLLYSCRLCAFVSHYSSHLKRHMQTHSGEKPFRCGRCPYASAQLVNLTRHTRTHTGEKPYRCPHCPFACSSLGNLRRHQRTHTGPPGPPCPTCGFRCCAPRPPRPPSPTEQEGAVPHRPEDAVLLPDLSLHVPPGGASFLPDCGQLRGEGEGLRGTGPEPLPELLFPWACRGCGQELEEGEGEGGRLGATMCGRCMRGEAGGGGSGGPRGPGDKGFACSLCPFATHYPNHLARHMKTHSGEKPFRCARCPYASAHLDNLKRHQRVHTGEKPYKCPLCPYACGNLANLKRHGRIHSGDKPFRCSLCNYSCNQSMNLKRHMLRHTGEKPFRCGTCAYTTGHWDNYKRHQKVHGHGGAGGPASEGWAPPHSTSSALSPHGPTSLGTPSGRGLHTDSP, from the exons ATGCCCCGAAGGAAGCAAAGCCACCCACAGCCCGTGAAAT TGGACACGGAAGACCCCTTGGAGGAGGGGCCGGGGGCCCTGGTGTTGGAGAGTGACTTGCTGCTAGGCCAGGATCTGgagtttgaggaggaggaagaggaagaggaagaggaagaggaggaggaggaggaggaggaggaaggtgacGGCAGCAGTGATCAGCTCATGGGCTTCGAGAGGGACTCGGAAG GAGACTCTCTAGGGGCCCGGCCAGGGCTGCCCTATGGACTGAGTGACGACGAATCTGGGGGCGGCCGGGCGCTGAGCGCAGAGAGTGAGGTTGAGGAACCAGCCAGGGGCCAAGGGGAGGCTGGGGGTGAGAGGCCAGGCCCAGCTTGCCAGCTGTGTGGGGGGCCTGCTTGTGAAGGACCATGCTGTGGGGCAGGAGGACCAGGTGGGGGACCGCCACTCCCCCCACGGCTGCTGTACTCGTGCCGGCTTTGCGCCTTCGTGTCCCACTACTCTAGCCACTTGAAGCGGCACATGCAGACCCACAGTGGGGAAAAGCCATTCCGCTGTGGGCGATGCCCCTATGCCTCTGCCCAGCTTGTCAATCTGACACGCCACACCCGCACCCACACTGGTGAGAAGCCGTACCGCTGTCCCCATTGCCCCTTTGCCTGCAGCAGCCTGGGCAACCTGAGGCGCCATCAGCGCACCCACACAGGCCCCCCTGGCCCTCCCTGCCCGACCTGCGGCTTCCGGTGTTGTGCCCCAAGACCCCCCAGGCCTCCCAGCCCCACGGAGCAGGAGGGGGCGGTGCCCCATCGACCAGAAG ATGCTGTGCTCCTTCCAGATTTGAGCCTCCATGTGCCGCCAGGTGGTGCCAGTTTCCTGCCAGACTGCGGGCAGCTgcggggagagggggaggggctgaGAGGTACTGGACCAGAGCCACTGCCTGAGCTGCTGTTCCCTTGGGCCTGTCGAGGCTGTGGGCAAGAgttggaggaaggggaaggtgaGGGAGGCCGCCTGGGTGCCACCATGTGTGGGCGCTGCATGCGGGGAGAAGCTGGAGGGGGAGGCAGCGGGGGCCCCCGTGGTCCTGGAGATAAGGGCTTTGCCTGCAGTCTCTGCCCCTTCGCTACTCACTACCCCAACCACCTAGCCCGACACATGAAGACACACAGTGGTGAGAAGCCGTTCCGCTGTGCCCGCTGCCCCTATGCCTCGGCCCACCTGGACAACCTGAAGCGGCACCAGCGAGTGCACACGGGGGAGAAGCCCTACAAGTGCCCCCTCTGCCCTTATGCCTGTGGCAATCTGGCCAACCTCAAACGCCACGGTCGAATCCACTCGGGTGACAAGCCCTTCCGCTGCAGTCTCTGCAACTACAGCTGTAATCAGAGCATGAACCTGAAGCGCCACATGCTCAGGCACACAGGAGAGAAACCCTTCCGATGTGGGACCTGCGCTTATACCACGGGCCACTGGGACAACTACAAGCGCCATCAGAAGGTGCATGGCCATGGAGGTGCTGGAGGGCCTGCCTCAGAAGGGTGGGCACCACCGCACAGCACATCCTCTGCCCTCAGTCCCCATGGGCCTACGTCTCTGGGCACTCCCAGTGGGAGGGGACTCCACACGGATTCACCCTGA
- the PPM1G gene encoding protein phosphatase 1G, which translates to MGAYLSQPNTVKSSGDGEGTAGPVGHGAPRLPLPYGFSAMQGWRVSMEDAHNCIPELDSETAMFSVYDGHGGEEVALYCAKYLPEIIKDQKAYKEGKLQKALEDAFLAIDAKLTTEEVIKELAQIAGRPPEDEDEKEKVADEDDVDNEEAALLHEEATMTIEELLTRYGQNCHKGPPHIKAGAGLGEEPGSQGLNGEAGPEEPSGESPVEENGPIAEAHTDLSSNLERGTEAVQGDEPVTPTGEAGPSCSSTPAKPPRAAKSKFFEDSEDESDEAEEEEEDSEECSEDEDGYSSEEANEEDEDDTEEAEEEDEEEEEEEEMMLPGMEGKEEPGSDSGTTAVVALIRGKQLIVANAGDSRCVVSEAGKALDMSYDHKPEDELELARIKNAGGKVTMDGRVNGGLNLSRAIGDHFYKRNKNLPPEEQMISALPDIKVLTLNEDHDFMVIACDGIWNVMSSQEVVDFIQAKISQRDENGELRLLSSIVEELLDQCLAPDTSGDGTGCDNMTCIIICFKPRSTATPLPESGKRRLEEVVTPEATGENGSSDNSKKAKQE; encoded by the exons GATGCTCACAACTGTATTCCTGAATTGGACAGTGAGACAGCCATGTTTTCAGTCTACGATGGACATGGAG GGGAGGAAGTTGCCCTCTACTGTGCCAAATACCTCCCTGAGATCATCAAAGACCAGAAAGCGTACAAAGAAGGGAAACTACAGAAG GCTTTGGAAGATGCCTTCTTGGCTATTGATGCTAAACTGACCACAGAAGAGGTCATTAAAGAGCTGGCACAGATTGCAGGCAGGCCCCCTGAGGATgaggatgaaaaggaaaaggtGGCTGATGAGGATGATG TGGACAATGAGGAGGCAGCCCTGCTTCATGAAGAGGCCACCATGACCATTGAGGAACTTCTAACACGCTACGGGCAGAACTGTCACAAGGGCCCTCCCCACATCAAGGCTGGGGCTGGGTTGGGTGAGGAACCAGGGTCCCAGGGCCTCAATGGGGAGGCAGGGCCTGAGGAACCATCAGGGGAATCCCCTGTGGAGGAGAATGGCCCTATAGCTGAGGCCCACACAGACCTTTCCTCCAACTTGGAACGTGGGACTGAGGCAGTCCAGGGCGATGAGCCTGTCACCCCCACTGGAGAGGCTGGCCCCTCCTGCTCTTCCACCCCCGCCAAGCCACCTCGTGCTGCTAAGTccaagttctttgaggacagtgAGGATGAGTCAGAtgaggcagaggaggaagaggaagacagtGAG GAGTGCAGTGAAGATGAGGATGGCTACAGCAGTGAGGAAGCTAACGAGGAGGATGAAGATGACACAGAGGAGGCagaagaagaggatgaggaagaagaggaggaggaggagatgatgcTGCCTGGAATGGAGGGCAAAGAGGAG CCTGGTTCAGACAGTGGTACAACAGCAGTGGTGGCTCTGATTCGGGGGAAGCAGCTGATTGTGGCAAATGCGGGGGACTCTCGATGTGTGGTGTCTGAAGCTGGCAAAGCCCTAGATATGTCCTATGACCATAAGCCTGAAGATGAACTGGAGCTCGCACGCATCAAAAATGCTGGTGGCAAGGTTACCATGGATGGTCGAGTCAATGGTGGCCTCAACCTCTCTAGAGCCATTG GTGACCATTTCTATAAGAGAAATAAGAACCTGCCACCAGAGGAGCAGATGATCTCAGCGCTGCCTGATATCAAGGTGCTAACCCTCAACGAGGACCACGACTTCATGGTCATTGCTTGTGATGGCATCTG GAACGTGATGAGCAGCCAGGAAGTGGTGGACTTCATCCAGGCCAAGATCAGCCAGAGGGATGAAAATGGGGAGCTTCGGCTGCTCTCCTCCATTGTAGAAGAG CTTCTGGATCAGTGCCTGGCACCTGACACTTCTGGGGATGGCACTGGGTGTGACAACATGACCTGCATAATCATCTGCTTCAAACCCCGAAGCACAGCAACACCCCTGCCTGAGAGTGGCAAGAGAAGACTAGAGGAAGTTGTGACCCCTGAAGCCACTGGGGAGAATGGCAGCAGTGacaacagcaagaaagccaaaCAGGAATAG
- the SNX17 gene encoding sorting nexin-17 isoform X2, translating into MCRKNVHLLTTRLHSSQLRKEYGANVLPTFPPKKLFTLTPAEVEQRREQLEKYMQAVRQDPLLGSSETFNSFLRRAQQETQQVPTEEVSLEVLLSNGQKVLVTILTSDQTEDVLEAVAAKLDLPDDLIGYFSLFLVREQEDGAFSFVRKLQEFELPYVSVTSLRSQEYKIVLRKSYWDSAYDDDVMENRVGLNLLYAQTVSDIEHGWILVTKEQHRQLKSLQEKVSKKEFLRLAQTLRHYGYLRFEPCVADFPEKGCPVVVSAGNSELSLQLRLPGQQLREGSFRVTRMRCWRVTSSVPLPSGSTSSPGRGRGEVRLELAFEYLMSKDRLQWVTITSPQAIMMSICLQSMVDELMVKKSGGSIRKMLRRRAGGTLRRSDSQQAVKSPPLLDSPDATRESMVKLSSKLSAVSLRGISSPSPDTSTSDVHGNYAFEGIGDEDL; encoded by the exons ATGTGTAGAAAAAATGTTCACCTCCTGACAACCAGGCTTCATTCTTCCCAG CTTCGGAAGGAGTATGGGGCTAATGTTCTCCCcacatttcccccaaagaagctttttaCTCTGACCCCAGCTGAGGTGGAACAGCGAAGGGAGCAGCTAGAGAAATACATGCAGGCTG TGCGACAAGATCCATTGCTTGGAAGCAGTGAGACTTTTAACAGTTTCCTTCGGCGGGCACAACAG GAAACGCAGCAGGTCCCTACAGAGGAGGTATCCCTAGAGGTGCTACTGAGCAATGGGCAGAAGGTGCTAGTCACTATTCTGACTTCTGACCAGACTGAAGATGTCCTAGAG GCAGTAGCTGCAAAGTTGGACCTTCCAGATGACTTGATTGGTTATTTCAGCCTCTTTCTCGTTCGAGAGCAAGAGGATGGGGCCTTCTCCT TTGTGCGGAAGTTGCAGGAGTTTGAGCTGCCTTATGTGTCCGTTACCAGCCTACGGAGTCAAGAGTATAAGATTGTGCTTAGGAAGAG TTATTGGGATTCTGCCTATGATGATGATGTTATGGAGAACCGGGTTGGACTGAATCTACTTTATGCTCAG ACAGTTTCTGACATTGAGCATGGCTGGATCCTGGTCACTAAGGAACAGCACCGACAACTCAAGTCTCTGCAGGAGAAGGTCTCCAAGAAGGAG TTTCTCAGGTTAGCCCAGACCCTGAGGCACTATGGCTATCTTCGGTTTGAGCCTTGTGTGGCCGACTTCCCAGAGAAGGGTTGCCCTGTGGTAGTGAGCGCAGGCAACAGTGAGCTCAGCCTTCAGCTCCGGCTGCCGGGTCAGCAGCTTCGCGAGGGCTCCTTCCGGGTCACCCGAATGCGATGCTGGCGGGTTACTTCCTCT GTGCCATTGCCAAGTGGGAGCACAAGCAGCCCAGGCCGAGGACGGGGAGAGGTTCGGCTGGAACTAGCATTTGAATATCTCATGAGCAAGGATCGGCTGCAGTGGGTCACCATCACTAGCCCACAG GCCATCATGATGAGCATCTGCTTGCAATCCATGGTGGATGAACTGATGGTGAAAAAATCAGGGGGGAGCATCAGGAAG ATGCTACGCAGACGAGCAGGTGGGACCCTGAGGCGCTCAGACAGTCAGCAAGCAGTCAAGTCCCCACCACTGCTG GATTCTCCTGATGCCACCCGGGAGTCAATGGTCAAGCTCTCA AGCAAGCTGAGTGCCGTGAGCCTTCGAGGGATCAGCAGCCCTAGCCCTGACACCAGCACTAGTGACGTCCACGGCAATTACGCCTTTGAAGGCATTGGGGACGAGGACCTGTAA
- the EIF2B4 gene encoding translation initiation factor eIF-2B subunit delta — MAAVAVLEGAVSTMTAQPPGKPGAGGREMSQEEKLQLRKEKKQQKKKRKEEKGSEPDSGLTVSPGQCQAGPPKEVSGPGGQLGSSGEKIPGGRSKAELRAERRAKQEAERALKQGRKGEPPGSSAQSRPNTTGETPLGAKHLPEHVQVDESMALRRLVKKPERQQVPSRKDYGSKVSLFSHLHQYSRRIPLTQHMSIPSSVIHPAVVRLGLQYSQGLISGSNARCIALLRAFQQVIQDYTTPPNEELSRDLVNKLKPYISFLTQCRPLSASMYNAIKFLTKEITAVSSSQREEEAKSELRAAMDRYVQEKIVLAARAISRSAYEKISNGDVIMVYGCSSLVSFILREAWASGRQFRVVVVDSRPRLEGRRTLHCLVRAGVPASYLMIPAASYVLPEVSKVLLGAHALLANGSVMSRVGTAQLALVARAYNVPVLVCCETYKFCERVQTDAFVSNELDDPDDLLCERGDSVALDNWQKHRSLRLLNLVYDVTPPELVDLVITELGMIPCSSVPVVLRVKSGDQ, encoded by the exons ATGGCCGCGGTGGCGGTTCTGGAGG GAGCAGTGTCCACGATGACAGCCCAGCCGCCCGGCAAGCCCGGG GCTGGCGGTAGGGAAATGTCCCAAGAAGAGAAACTGCAGCTTCGGAAGGAGAaaaagcagcagaagaagaagcggaaggaagaaaaaggatcaGAACCAGACTCTGGTCTCACTGTATCCCCTGGCCAATGTCAAG CGGGCCCACCAAAAGAGGTTTCAGGCCCTGGTGGTCAGTTAGGATCCTCAGGGGAGAAAATTCCAGGTGGCCGGAGTAAAGCAGAGCTTCGAGCTGAGCGTAGAGCAAAGCAAGAAGCTGAGCGGGCCCTGAAGCAGGGACGAAAGGGGGAGCCCCCAGGATCATCTGCTCAGTCCCGCCCTAATACAACTGGAGAAACCCCCTTAG GAGCAAAACATCTTCCAGAACATGTTCAGGTGGATGAGAGCATGGCTTTGAGGAGACTTGTTAAGAAACCAGAGCGGCAGCAG gtaCCTTCTCGAAAGGATTATGGCTCCAAAGTCAGCCTCTTTTCCCACCTGCACCAGTACAGCCGCCGTATTCCTCTAACCCAGCATATGAG CATCCCATCCTCTGTGATCCACCCAGCTGTGGTGCGACTTGGCCTGCAGTACTCCCAGGGCTTAATCAGTGGCTCCAATGCCAGATGCATCGCCCTACTTCGTGCCTTCCAGCAG GTGATTCAGGACTACACTACACCTCCTAATGAAGAACTCTCCAGAGATCTGGTTAATAAGCTCAAACCCTATATCAG CTTCTTGACTCAGTGTCGTCCACTCTCAGCCAGCATGTATAACGCCATCAAGTTCCTTACAAAAGAGATCACAGCTGTGAGCAGCAGCCAGCGAGAGGAGGAG GCAAAGTCAGAACTCCGAGCAGCCATGGACCGGTATGTACAAGAGAAGATTGTGTTGGCAGCTCGGGCAATCTCCCGATCAGCCTATGAGAAGATCAGTAATGGCGATGTGATTATGGTGTATGGATG TTCATCCCTAGTCTCCTTTATTCTTCGGGAAGCTTGGGCTAGCGGCCGCCAGTTTCGGGTGGTAGTGGTGGACAGCCGACCACGGCTTGAGGGACGGCGTACTCTGCATTGTCTGGTCCGTGCTGGGGTCCCTGCCTCCTACTTGATGATTCCTGCAGCTTCCTATGTGCTCCCCGAG GTGTCTAAGGTGCTGTTAGGGGCTCATGCACTCTTGGccaatggatctgtgatgtcACGGGTTGGAACAGCACAGCTAGCCCTGGTGGCTCGTGCTTATAATGTACCTGTTTTGGTCTGCTGTGAGACCTACAAGTTCTGCGAGCGTGTACAAACTGATGCCTTTGTCTCAAATGAGCTTG ATGATCCTGATGATCTGCTTTGTGAACGAGGAGACTCTGTGGCATTGGATAACTGGCAGAAACACCGGTCTCTGCGTCTGCTGAATCTGGTGTATGATGTAACGCCTCCGGAATTGGTGGACCTAGTGATCACTGAGCTGGGAATGATTCCTTGCAGTTCTGTGCCTGTCGTCTTACGAGTCAAGAGTGGTGACCAGTGA